The following coding sequences lie in one Rutidosis leptorrhynchoides isolate AG116_Rl617_1_P2 chromosome 4, CSIRO_AGI_Rlap_v1, whole genome shotgun sequence genomic window:
- the LOC139842245 gene encoding uncharacterized protein: protein MREFYCYRIQHRKNEGTTLLRGGRLFQQYLVDSFTAVEEQRLKWVRAHQNDLRIDLYHNICDAVTRGDTKASSIGKRIVLPSSHTRSPRYMIQNYQDAMALCREYDNPDLFITFTSNPRWPEVEGMLCYIEGQKAPDRPDIVARLFKQKLDELMRDIMNVHIFGKCQSGIYIIEFQKRGLPHVHMLIWLMPEYKCKSPSDIDEIISAEIPSQIEDPAGYKVVTEYMLHGPCGGKHMGAACIIDRKCSKHFPKPYYAETTIDEDGYANYKHRNNGSKSRAIKYLFKYLNKGPDRATIVIQENLRPTGESSAEIIIEVDEIKNYLDCRYISPCEAVWRLFSFDIHFSKPSVLKLSYHLPNHHTVTLHDSESLPALLHRESIKETMFTQWFELNKRDPNARKLTYAKIPTQYVWNQTTKHGNQENNGVA, encoded by the exons ATGAGAGAATTCTATTGCTACAGAATTCAGCACCGGAAAAATGAGGGGACCACCCTCCTTAGGGGTGGCCGATTATTCCAGCAATATTTAGTGGACTCTTTTACAGCTGTAGAAGAACAAAGGCTAAAATGGGTCCGGGCTCACCAAAATGACTTGCGTATCGACCTATACCATAACATATGTGATGCTGTTACACGAGGAGATACCAAGGCTTCATCAATTGGTAAGAGAATAGTTTTACCATCTTCGCATACAAGAAGCCCACGTTATATGATCCAGAACTATCAAGATGCTATGGCTTTATGCCGGGAATATGACAACCCCGATTTGTTCATCACCTTCACCTCTAACCCTAGATGGCCAGAGGTGGAAGGTATGCTTTGCTACATCGAGGGTCAAAAAGCACCAGACCGCCCAGATATCGTTGCAAGGCTATTCAAACAAAAGCTAGACGAACTCATGCGCGATATAATGAATGTCCACATATTTGGAAAATGCCAATCAG GTATATATATCATCGAATTCCAAAAACGCGGGTTACCTCATGTTCATATGCTGATATGGTTAATGCCTGAGTACAAATGTAAATCACCATCTGATATTGATGAGATCATTTCAGCGGAAATACCCTCTCAAATAGAGGATCCAGCGGGATATAAAGTGGTCACCGAATACATGTTACATGGGCCGTGTGGTGGAAAACACATGGGCGCAGCCTGCATAATTGATAGGAAGTGTTCAAAACATTTCCCTAAACCATATTACGCGGAGACAACGATAGATGAAGATGGGTACGCTAACTATAAGCACCGCAACAATGGATCAAA ATCTAGGGCAATTAAGTACTTATTTAAATACTTAAACAAAGGGCCAGACAGAGCAACAATCGTTATTCAGGAGAATCTCAGGCCGACTGGTGAATCATCTGCCGAAATAATAATTGAGGTAGACGAAATCAAGAATTACTTGGATTGTCGTTATATATCTCCATGTGAAGCTGTATGGCGGTTGTTTTCATTCGACATCCACTTTTCAAAACCATCAGTCTTGAAATTATCCTATCATCTACCAAACCACCATACAGTTACACTACATGATTCAGAGAGCCTACCTGCGCTGCTACATAGGGAAAGTATCAAAGAAACGATGTTCACCCAATGGTTTGAGCTTAACAAGCGTGACCCAAATGCACGAAAACTGACCTATGCAAAAATACCTACACAATATGTTTGGAATCAGACTACAAAACATGGGAACCAAGAAAACAACGGGGTTGCATAG
- the LOC139842246 gene encoding uncharacterized protein, with amino-acid sequence MVQPAKIGTSEVVDETSYVFVDQLQQGKQASVRVMICRSWDTHTKTGKYLSTDFIASDEKGNVIQITAKNNTAHCFIHRLKEGSVYFLSDFDVVPNKPDYRLLNDNQVMIQLQGSTRLRKQPTNDTRGFIRHPFNCIKFEALTPINDVVGYAVNVGSLVDLKTGDTILEFDLANERPFFRSGEVLPTRPPVHCSIIGNREAQLPRNSDPLQYIIYSGSGRPRNSRTVGIHEQPQLRKGLRGKVATIGANHAPRMFCTQIQENMFAPTEKTDGKVINPHNRFKIHLEVTDGTGEAVVVLFDETAEKLVKATAKSLVAELDEDSPSHVLPNPIANLVNTSQTLLLKAGTHYEHGSHESFNCLRVLNSAPIDIETAATAKKDQTPAIEPPVSTPNGKKWNLAVTTPAKESDRPNRRK; translated from the exons ATGGTGCAACCGGCTAAAATTGGTACCTCAGAAGTTGTTGATGAAACTTCATACGTATTCGTTGACCAACTCCAACAAGGAAAGCAAGCCAGTGTAAGGGTTATGATATGTAGATCCTGGGACACCCACACAAAAACCGGAAAGTATTTGTCCACAGACTTTATCGCTTCAGATGAAAAG GGGAATGTAATACAGATTACAGCAAAAAATAATACCGCTCACTGTTTTATTCATAGGCTAAAAGAGGGTTCTGTTTATTTTCTATCTGATTTTGATGTTGTTCCAAACAAACCAGACTATCGTCTCCTCAATGACAACCAGGTTATGATTCAATTACAAGGTTCAACGCGCCTCAGAAAACAGCCCACTAATGACACGCGTGGTTTCATCCGCCACCCTTTCAATTGTATCAAATTTGAGGCTCTCACTCCTATAAATG ATGTGGTGGGATACGCCGTGAATGTTGGTTCCCTTGTAGACCTGAAGACGGGTGATACAATCCTGGAATTTGATTTGGCTAATGAAAG GCCGTTCTTTCGTTCAGGGGAAGTCCTCCCAACCAGACCCCCGGTGCATTGTTCTATCATCGGTAACCGTGAAGCACAATTACCCAG GAACTCTGACCCTCTCCAGTACATCATCTACTCTGGTTCTGGAAGACCCCGCAATTCCCGTACTGTAGGAATTCATGAACAACCTCAG CTAAGAAAGGGATTACGAGGCAAGGTGGCCACTATTGGTGCTAATCATGCTCCAAGGATGTTCTGTACCCAAATACAAG AAAACATGTTTGCTCCAACTGAAAAAACTGACGGTAAGGTCATTAATCCCCATAACAGGTTCAAAATCCATCTGGAAGTGACAGACGGAACAGGGGAGGCTGTCGTCGTATTATTTGACGAGACAGCAGAAAAGTTGGTGAAAGCCACCGCTAAATCTCTGGTTGCAGAGCTTGATGAG GACTCCCCTAGCCACGTCTTACCTAACCCGATAGCGAACCTCGTCAATACCTCCCAGACGCTACTACTCAAGGCAGGGACACACTACGAGCACGGTTCCCATGAAAGCTTCAACTGTCTTCGAGTGTTGAACTCCGCCCCCATCGACATTGAAACCGCTGCAACAGCCAAGAAAGACCAGACTCCAGCCATAGAACCACCTGTTTCTACACCCAACGGGAAAAAATGGAACCTGGCCGTCACTACTCCCGCAAAGGAATCAGACCGTCCCAACCGTCGAAAGTAA